Within Actinobaculum sp. 313, the genomic segment ATGTTCTTCTCGACAATGCACTTCGGCTCGTTCTCAGCCTCGTACTAGCAGTGATATGCTACCGCCTCATTGAAGGTAGTCGAGTGCTGTTGACACGACCACAGCTTTCGGTGTCAACAAGAGTCTGGGTTGTCGCCCTATGGCTGGCGATGGTACTGCTTTTTGTGTCGAGTGGTGTTCTACGCAATGTTCTTGCAGTGTTCAAGCTCAGCCCCTCGCTGTTTCTCGCTTCGTTTTTCGCGGCGCTGGGAGCTGCCGTGTTTGAGGAATTGCTTGTGCGCGGACTGCTGGTCTCGACCTTTATGAAGGCTTTCGAAGGGAAGAAGTACAAGCTGCTGCTAGTCGGCTTCTTTTCCGCTTTGGTCTTCGGCGTGCTCCACTATTACAACCTGCACGAGGCAACTTTTGTTGCAACGAGCAAGCAGGTATTCTTTGCCTTCGCTGTGGGGCTGCCGCTGGTGGCAATCCGCATCCGCTACAACAACTTGTGGCTGCCGATACTGATCCACTTTCTGATCGATTTCCAGCCCTCTGTTACGAAAGCCGTTTCCAACGGCGCCCCTTGGATTGCACTCTTCGCTATAACGGCGCCGATGATACTGGTTGCCGTGGGCGTCCTGTCGTCGATGGATCGTGACATATGGCGCGCGGAAAAGTCAATGCCAAGTGTTAACTAGCGTTGGGGCTGGGGTGTTACTGTCA encodes:
- a CDS encoding CPBP family intramembrane glutamic endopeptidase; this translates as MSKAMRESGRVSWKIQLVSAIVIFFFFGALFPVLKLLGFDASGNVLLDNALRLVLSLVLAVICYRLIEGSRVLLTRPQLSVSTRVWVVALWLAMVLLFVSSGVLRNVLAVFKLSPSLFLASFFAALGAAVFEELLVRGLLVSTFMKAFEGKKYKLLLVGFFSALVFGVLHYYNLHEATFVATSKQVFFAFAVGLPLVAIRIRYNNLWLPILIHFLIDFQPSVTKAVSNGAPWIALFAITAPMILVAVGVLSSMDRDIWRAEKSMPSVN